A genomic window from Lycium barbarum isolate Lr01 chromosome 4, ASM1917538v2, whole genome shotgun sequence includes:
- the LOC132636944 gene encoding probable serine/threonine-protein kinase PBL17, translating into MGSCQSVEEDIAGQRPGIVRGVGSYPTKRNPLIQPKLNTPEGHDSRRRSSIMVIPETVEDLQQNPGISDLDIFKYEEMKLASQHFRPAQVLGEGGFGIVYKGVIDEHVRPGYETTYVAIKELDPEGLQGDREWLAEMNYLGQLRHPNLVKLIGYCCEDDHRLLVYEYMESGSLEKHLFPRMCATLTWSRRMKIALDAARGLAFLHGAEMPVIYRDFKTSNILLDADFNAKLSDFGLAKDGPMGSQTHVSTRVMGTFGYAAPEYVMTGHLTARSDVYAFGVVLLEMLIGRKAIDKTRPSREYNLVEWARPLLHHNKKLFKILDPRLEGQYSSKTVVKVAILAYQCLSQNPKGRPVMSQVVEILEALQPQSL; encoded by the exons atgggttcttgccaGAGTGTTGAAGAAGATATAGCAGGACAAAGACCAGGGa TTGTCCGTGGAGTGGGTTCATATCCTACCAAGAGAAATCCTTTAATTCAACCGAAGTTAAATACACCCGAGGGACATGACTCTAGACGAAGAAGCAGCATTATGGTAATACCTGAAACTGTCGAGGACTTGCAGCAGAATCCAGGGATTAGTGATCTTGATATCTTCAAGTATGAAGAAATGAAATTGGCTAGCCAGCACTTTCGACCGGCTCAGGTTTTGGGAGAAGGTGGGTTTGGCATTGTCTACAAAGGAGTTATAGATGAACATGTCAGGCCGGGATACGAGACTACTTATGTTGCCATTAAGGAGCTTGATCCAGAAGGTCTTCAGGGTGATAGAGAGTGGCTG GCGGAGATGAACTATTTGGGGCAGCTTCGACATCCAAATCTAGTGAAGCTGATCGGATATTGCTGTGAGGATGACCATAGACTATTGGTTTATGAGTATATGGAATCTGGCAGCCTTGAGAAGCACCTTTTTCCAA GAATGTGTGCTACTCTAACATGGTCAAGGAGAATGAAAATTGCTTTGGATGCTGCAAGAGGGCTTGCTTTTCTTCATGGAGCAGAAATGCCAGTAATATATAGGGACTTCAAGACCTCGAACATTTTGTTAGATGCG GATTTTAATGCAAAGCTTTCTGACTTTGGACTCGCAAAAGATGGGCCAATGGGAAGTCAGACCCATGTATCGACTCGTGTTATGGGTACTTTTGGTTATGCCGCTCCAGAATACGTCATGACTG GACATTTAACAGCCAGAAGTGACGTATATGCTTTTGGGGTTGTTTTGCTTGAGATGCTCATCGGAAGGAAAGCAATCGACAAGACTAGACCTAGCCGGGAATACAACCTTGTAGAGTGGGCACGTCCGCTTTTGCATCATAATAAGAAGCTCTTTAAGATACTCGACCCAAGACTCGAAGGGCAATATTCCTCTAAAACTGTTGTAAAAGTTGCCATTCTTGCCTATCAATGCCTCAGTCAGAACCCTAAAGGAAGGCCTGTCATGAGTCAAGTGGTTGAAATTCTTGAAGCCCTTCAACCACAAAGCCTATGA